Below is a genomic region from Lutra lutra chromosome 5, mLutLut1.2, whole genome shotgun sequence.
aaacagatatcacaagtaggcagagaggcaggcagagtggggggcgggggggtggaagcaggctccctgccatgcagagagcctgttgtggggctggatcccaggaccctgagatgatgacctgagcctaaggcagaggcttaacccactgagccatccaggtgcccttagacTTGTTGGTTTTAAAGTGATAAACAGTCTGGAGAGCTTAGggattgcttttcatttttcctttgttgagATTTTCACTAGCTGCTGCTAGAAGATCTCACTGTTCCCTTGGTTCAGGctcaagaaagaaatgagagtagacatctgtattttgggttgcatgcatttttttttttcctttctgcttaagGAACTGTAATACTAAAGGGActtctttttctattataataattttaggaAAACCAGTGCAGCCAGTCAAACGGGAGCTTCTCCGACATAGAGACTATAAGGTGGACCTGGAATCCAAGCTTGGAAAGACAATTGTCATTACCAAGACCACGCCGCAATCTGAGATGGGAGGGTGAGTGACTTTTCATCTTTCTCAGGAGCCAGAAATAGGTCAAATAAACTGACTATGTTGGTTTTAGCAAGTGTTGAGGAGGTTTTCTGGCCCCAGGAAAACAACCATGTTACCTATAATTCTAccattagatttttctttctcccccaccaAAGCCTCAACAAACATACTAGTGTCTGTAGGCAGGGACCACTCTGTAGGCCTCTTCATATTAGCGCTGTAACTACTACTTcatatcttaaaaggaaaaaatgaaggaaaggactATTGAAGACATTTCTAGGGGAGAGATTAGATAGAGCTAGAGTGAAGCCTAGGAGCTTTTGATGGTGAATAAAGGGAGTTGAGGTTCCAGACTGGCTGCAAAGTATTTTGTAGTTGTTATGGATTGCTTGATTGTACACCTTCCTCCTAGACCAAGACTATAACCCATGGAAAGAAGTGTCCTGCAAGAACTTTAGTCTTTTGCCCACCACTGTTTGTCTGTTCATTTCGGTTTTCTAGCAGGAGGGCAAAAATAGCAGTGAGTGACATGTCTTTGGGTTGCCTAGGAAACCCATTCATGTCATTTctctgtattagttatctattgctgtgtaaaaTAACAAGTTCACCCAAAATTAAGCAGCATAAAACAGCAGATAGCTCACAATTTCTGTGGGAAGTAATCTGGGAAAGACTTAACTCTGATTCTGGCTTAGGTTTTCACAAGGCTTCATTGAAGGTGTCTGCTAGGTCTGCATTCATTTGAGGCATAAGTGGGCCTGATTGATTTGATTCAAAGCTCTTTCGTGTGACAGTGCTTTGGAGGCCTCTCCACAGTGCTGCTCACAATAAAGTAATTGCTTCCCCAGAATAAGACATAGACTAATACTgaagccactttttttttaatgtaacctAATCTTGGAAGTGCTATAGCATCACTTttgaacttttaatattttacttatttatttgagagagagagcaggagcaggcagagggagaagcgaactccctgctgagtagggagccagacacagggctcagtcccaggaccctgaggtcatgacctgagccgaaggtagacgcttaactgactgagctgctaGGCACCATGAAGTATTCATTTGGTCACTAATGAACCCTAGTACAAATTGGGAGGGGACGTCCCAAGGTATAAATACCAGGAATTTAGGGATCGTTATGGGGCCCGtcttggaggctggctaccaTACGCTTCTAAGAGGTAATACTTTATGAAAATGAGAAGTGTCCTCTTCTTGTAAAAAGGAAATTTACCTAAATATATGAGTTTGTTGGTTGAAAACATTAAGCTCTTATAGCTAGATTTGACACAAatgctgtttcttctttttgctaGGTATTACTGTAATGTCTGTGACTGTGTGGTGAAGGACTCTATCAACTTCCTGGATCACATTAATGGAAAGAAACGTAAGGTTTGGAGGTAGTTTGTGACTGGAGCTGGGACTGGATTTTGGAGGTGGGGTAGGAGAAAGGGTGGTTTCATTTGGATCTTTGTTTAATGCCCGAGAATTTCTCCAGTGGCTTCAGTACAGGGCATGCTTTACTTCATTATCTAATGTTTTTGGAGGCCCTGAGATGAGACACTGTTCTAGGCTCCCAACAAGCCCAGACAGTGCTCTTCTCCAAGGCCTAGCTGTCCTGACTAGTGTGCATTTGCTCAGAAAGGGCAGTTGAAAGTCACTGGGATCTTGCTGTCTGTAGCTGCTGCTTCTTAGAATAAGTAAAACCAAGGGAGTTTTTTTCCAGTCATAATTATTTTTGATGTGCATTTTATGAgacttttttaaatgtcaaagacTTTCTGAGGGACTGAGGTTATCGTAATGCCATTACCTTTTTCTCTGTTGTTCCCACCCAGATCAGCGAAATCTGGGCATGTCTATGCGTGTGGAACGTTCCACCTTGGATCAGGTGAAGAAACGTTTTGAAGTCAACAAgaagaagatggaagagaaacagaaagattaCGATtttgaggaaagaatgaaagagctCAGAGAAGAGGTAAGGCTCTGCTAGCCTTCCCTCTTTTGTCCACCAgctttgaattttatattatgaatCATGAGGAGGCTCTCTTCTTTGTTCCACTCCCACCCTCAGAGGATAGATGTATCCTGAATTTCACTATATTGGGGGAAACATTTATTACCTTTGTTTGGGACTCTTGAGATCTGAAGGATATGGCTATAaacctatcctttttttttttcctggactgtctgggcccactttttttttttttttttaaactataggaGGGATTAAATCTACCTAATCCCCAAGAGACTCATGGAACCAGGCTGCCTGGGTCAGAATTCTGTTTCCTTCACTTACTGGCTATGActtttgggcaagttatttaacctctccatgcctcagttttcccatcagaGATCTCAGTTTATAATCTACAGAAAGTGTTTAGATCAATTACTGGCATATACTTTGTGCCTCAGGGTGATAGTTGCTATTATGTGGTTTTCCTTCCATAACCTTTTTAAGAACTAGAGATGAACTGGGATGTAGGATTGAGAAGTGCTCTTCACAGGCTAAAACTGCTCTTTTTCGTTCCTTAAAATCTTTACTGTGGCTTTTCCTCTGCTCTTGAAATTTTACTTGCCTTTAACTATTTTCTCCTAAAGATAGAAAGGAATCTTGACATTCACTTGTCTCTTGCAACTTTTGGCTCAGGAGTCTGAACTGATTCTGAGTGATTTCCCCCCTAGGAGGAAAAGGCCAAAGCctacaagaaagagaaacagaaggagaagaaaaggagggctGAGGAGGACTTGACATTTGAGGAGGATGATGAGATGGCAGCTGTGATGGGCTTCTCTGGCTTTGGTTCCACCAAGAAGAGTTACTGAGGCTTTCTGTGCTTGGCTCTTTGctgactttgtgtgtgtgtgggggggtcatTTTTTGGGGGGTACTTGGGAAAGTCCTTAAGAGCCACAATGGGGAGGGCTAGAGGGTGGGTGTCTGTGGTTTCCCTCTACTTTGGGAGAGAGCACAGGATGTGAAGGTAATGTTGTGGCATATTCCCTCAGCCTCAGTATGTCACTGGAGTCACAGGACCTCTGTCTGAGTTCCCAATAAAGAAAAACCTCTTCTGAGGCTGCTTTCCCAAAACTCCCCCTGTATCTTTCCCTCTTCATCTGTCCAGTCTCTTCTCTGAGCATCCTACATTTATCCTGTGTTTTCCCTGTTTTAATTTTGACTCTTGCTTAGCCTGCAGCAGAAGGGTTTTCTGGGTCCCCAGTGTCCAGTTGATAGCACATTTTTGACCagccctctttctccctcaaccCCCTGTGGTTCTTCACCAcctgtgcatgcatgtgtatttCTGCCTGGGTCAGTGGTATGTGCGGGCGTGTGTGCATGAATTTGTCACATAGAGGGAGCCAGAGCTAGAACCTCAGAACATTGCTGCCTTGGGGTCTTATGTTCGTGGCTCCCTCAGTGCATGTAACAGGAAATTAAATGGGACGAGTGTTTGGTGTGGTTTTTGTCTGGTGagttttttaacctttctttttcatatgtaGACTGTTCAGcttttcctgtttgtttcattttgttgaggattactcttttttttttttcttccttgtgagTAGGCTCTTGGAAGAACCTGTTtgatgcaaaaaagaaaaaggaaaaaaaaattcatatgggagCCCTTGGGTCTCAGAGACTGTTCAACATGTATAATAAATGGCATTGACTGGGCCTGTTAATTTGGTGGGAACATTCCATATTCTTCCctgtgtattgtttttttttcttcctacactgaatatttacatatagagctgctgctttctttcttctcccttcattTGAGccctgtcactttttttttttccctaggttcCTTCAGCACGAGTTGTATTTTCCTCTGATGGGATGTGTGTCCGGAGGAGTCTGAACAGAACTTTCCCTATAATTTTAGCCTCCTTTGGTctgtttttggaacagtttatGGTTGAACTTAGTGTTTTCTTTACTATCTGCAGTTATGCTAAGCACAGGGTTACTTGGTTTTGGCACTATTGACACTTGGGGCTGgttaattctttgttgtggaggcTCTCTTGTGCATTTCAGGATGTTTTTAGCATATCTCTAGCCTCTGCTCACTAGATGCTGGTAGCACCTCCTCCCCGAGTTTGACAAATAGGATGTGTCCCCCTCCCAGTCCCATTGAGAAGCATTGATAAGCTGCCTTCCCTACTTTGGTCTGACTTGAGAATTGGATGACACATACTGCTTAACTGAAGAGAAAGCTTTGATATTCCCTGGATTGGGTACTGTGCCAGATCCCAGGgttacagagggaaaaaaatcagtctcttGAACAAACCAGCAATAGTTAACACGAACTCCAATTAGGTGAATTCTGTAATAACCTTTGGCGgttctgtactctgaaaagtgGGCTCTGTGTGGGTTAGCAAGGCTGCCACCATATGGCTTATCTACATTCCCTGCCTCATTTAGCCCCTTGAAGCGTCTGAACCACCTGTGGGTCCCTTAAAGTACTATACTCTTTCCTTTGGACTTTTGTACATAACTCCCTTGGTGCCAGGCATAACTTTTGCCTAATCACTGTGAATGTGTCTGTCTACTGGCTCAGAGTTTCACATAGAGTATTTTTTGGCCAATTGCAGACCGATTAATGGGTTCTTCCCTTGACAGGATTTTGTGCTCTACAGGTCCTTCAAGTAATGCTCTACTCTAGTAGACTGGGCCCTTTTGCTCCCCCTTTCAAGGCAGGCTGGAGAAAGCGTCAGCTGAGTTCCTTCTGTTTCTTAGTACTCTTCAAGAGACCACCTAATTCAGCTTGTCGTCAAATGATTTCCTGCTCCCTTTGGTACGATGGAATCTTAACTTTGGTCACCTGTACTAAAAAGCATTCTAAATTTTAGGTTCTCTCAATTCTCTTGGGACTGGCAAGTGGTTGGCTCTCTAAGGGGTTGGTCCATGTCATGGGTATATGAAGGGACTCAAGGTGGTGACTtggaaagggggaagaagaagaTGGGATGGAAATTTAGGAGCCCAGAGCAATCCCAGATAACTCAGAAATCTGTAAGAGAAATTTCTTTGATGTTTGTGGTCTCTCTA
It encodes:
- the ZMAT2 gene encoding zinc finger matrin-type protein 2 translates to MASGSGTKNLDFRRKWDKDEYEKLAEKRLTEEREKKDGKPVQPVKRELLRHRDYKVDLESKLGKTIVITKTTPQSEMGGYYCNVCDCVVKDSINFLDHINGKKHQRNLGMSMRVERSTLDQVKKRFEVNKKKMEEKQKDYDFEERMKELREEEEKAKAYKKEKQKEKKRRAEEDLTFEEDDEMAAVMGFSGFGSTKKSY